The following proteins are encoded in a genomic region of Falsibacillus pallidus:
- a CDS encoding Nif3-like dinuclear metal center hexameric protein, with translation MGKQVNGHEVIQLFESFSPKKYAMDDDPIGLQVGHLNKPIKKVLVALDVLEDVVDEAIGMEADLIIAHHPPIFRPLKKLALDSASGRIIEKLIKHDIAVYAAHTNLDVAKGGVNDLLADALGLKDIKVMVPTFEEKLKKLAVFVPESHEAAVRDALGNAGAGAIGAYSRCSFSSNGTGRFLPGEGTDPYIGTKGKLEEVNECRIETIFPENMERKVISAMMKAHPYEEPAYDILPLHNQGERLGLGRVGSLDKEMTLKEFALHVKKVFDLQGLRVVGDLSSSVKKVAVLGGDGNKYFTQAKFNGADVYVTGDFYYHTAHDAMMMGLNIVDPGHNVEKVMKAGVAKRMESLSKEMGWEIEFIASELNTDPFQFL, from the coding sequence ATGGGAAAACAAGTGAACGGACATGAAGTGATCCAGCTTTTTGAAAGTTTTTCCCCGAAGAAATATGCAATGGACGATGATCCGATCGGACTTCAAGTAGGGCATCTGAACAAACCGATAAAAAAAGTGCTTGTTGCACTTGATGTATTGGAAGATGTTGTAGATGAAGCGATTGGAATGGAAGCGGATTTAATCATTGCACACCATCCACCGATTTTTCGCCCTTTAAAGAAATTAGCTTTAGATTCAGCATCTGGAAGAATCATTGAAAAATTAATTAAACACGATATTGCAGTCTATGCTGCACATACCAATCTAGATGTAGCTAAAGGCGGGGTAAATGATCTGCTGGCAGATGCACTGGGATTAAAAGATATAAAAGTGATGGTGCCCACTTTTGAAGAAAAGCTTAAGAAACTGGCTGTTTTCGTTCCGGAATCACATGAAGCGGCTGTAAGGGATGCTCTTGGTAATGCTGGAGCAGGGGCAATTGGGGCGTATAGCCGCTGCAGTTTCAGTTCAAATGGTACCGGAAGATTCTTGCCAGGCGAGGGCACGGATCCTTATATAGGGACGAAAGGGAAGCTTGAAGAAGTCAATGAGTGCAGGATTGAAACTATTTTTCCGGAGAATATGGAACGCAAGGTCATTTCTGCGATGATGAAAGCACATCCGTACGAGGAGCCTGCTTATGATATCTTGCCATTGCATAATCAGGGTGAAAGGCTTGGATTGGGAAGAGTCGGCAGTCTGGATAAAGAAATGACTTTAAAAGAATTTGCTCTGCATGTTAAGAAGGTCTTCGATCTACAGGGCTTGCGTGTAGTTGGTGATCTTTCTTCCTCAGTTAAGAAAGTGGCTGTTTTGGGGGGAGATGGCAATAAATATTTCACCCAAGCCAAATTCAATGGGGCGGATGTGTATGTAACAGGGGATTTCTATTATCACACCGCACATGATGCCATGATGATGGGGCTTAATATTGTCGATCCAGGACACAATGTAGAGAAAGTAATGAAAGCAGGCGTTGCGAAACGCATGGAATCCCTTTCTAAAGAGATGGGATGGGAAATTGAATTTATTGCATCTGAACTTAATACAGATCCTTTCCAATTTCTATAA
- the vrrA gene encoding VrrA/YqfQ family protein translates to MPPGRFTPPPMSMNRRSQNFPQMGMGPSQFRRQPGMMMGQPQRGMSPFGGGFQGNRGIGTRGPGRNGGGGLLSKLFQKSGGAAAAGNRAAGAGGANALTGFQRAGQGGGSILSSLTNPGTIQSFLGNTQSLLKTAGQIGPMVQQYGPLMRNLPAMWRLYRGLKNADFSDDQSEDTSTTGSTKEDSASEEDSVTEKEKTDKLVSEKRRKKKDPSNSESHSAEKPARGSSKPKLYI, encoded by the coding sequence ATGCCGCCAGGACGATTTACACCACCACCCATGTCAATGAACAGACGCTCACAGAACTTTCCTCAAATGGGAATGGGTCCATCACAATTCAGAAGACAGCCTGGAATGATGATGGGGCAGCCCCAGAGAGGAATGTCGCCTTTCGGAGGCGGGTTCCAGGGCAATAGGGGCATTGGGACCAGAGGACCGGGTAGAAACGGCGGGGGCGGTCTTCTATCCAAGTTGTTCCAGAAATCAGGAGGAGCTGCTGCTGCAGGAAACCGGGCAGCTGGAGCAGGAGGGGCCAATGCCTTGACAGGGTTCCAAAGGGCCGGCCAAGGAGGAGGATCCATCCTTAGCAGTTTGACAAACCCGGGAACCATCCAGTCTTTCCTTGGGAATACTCAATCCCTATTGAAAACAGCCGGACAGATCGGACCAATGGTTCAGCAATATGGACCATTAATGAGAAACCTCCCTGCAATGTGGAGATTATACAGAGGATTGAAAAACGCTGATTTTTCAGATGACCAAAGCGAGGATACTTCCACTACAGGCAGTACGAAGGAAGATTCAGCTTCTGAAGAAGACTCAGTTACGGAAAAAGAAAAAACCGACAAGCTGGTTTCAGAAAAGAGAAGAAAGAAAAAGGACCCATCAAACTCAGAAAGTCATAGCGCAGAAAAGCCCGCAAGAGGTTCTTCAAAACCCAAACTATATATTTAA
- a CDS encoding 4-hydroxy-3-methylbut-2-enyl diphosphate reductase: MDIIKIAPRGYCYGVVDAMVIARNAALDKSLPRPIYILGMIVHNQHVTNAFEDEGIITLDGKNRREIIEKVDGGTVIFTAHGVSPEVREIAKEKGLVTLDATCPDVTKTHDLILQREAEGYDVIYIGKKGHPEPEGAVGVAPHIVHLVESVEDVKNLDILNEKIIVTNQTTMSQWDVGDIMEVVQQKYPHAEKHKEICLATQVRQEAVAEQAGEADLLIVVGDPKSNNSNRLAQVSEEIAGTKAYRVSDVSEIELEWLKGVTKVAVTAGASTPTPIVKEVINFLDAYDPNDEATWNKEHKVPLDKILPKVKKAKLPTSS, encoded by the coding sequence ATGGATATCATAAAGATAGCTCCTCGTGGATATTGCTATGGTGTTGTAGATGCAATGGTTATCGCCCGCAACGCAGCTTTGGATAAATCACTTCCACGCCCGATATATATACTTGGTATGATCGTTCATAATCAGCATGTTACGAATGCCTTTGAAGACGAAGGCATCATTACATTGGATGGAAAGAACCGAAGAGAAATCATTGAAAAAGTAGATGGCGGCACCGTCATTTTCACTGCCCACGGTGTATCTCCAGAAGTAAGGGAGATTGCTAAGGAAAAAGGACTGGTCACTCTAGATGCTACTTGCCCGGATGTAACAAAGACCCATGACCTGATTCTTCAAAGAGAAGCAGAGGGCTATGATGTTATCTACATCGGCAAAAAAGGCCATCCTGAACCAGAAGGAGCAGTCGGAGTCGCGCCGCATATCGTCCATCTTGTGGAATCAGTCGAAGATGTAAAAAATCTTGATATCCTAAATGAGAAAATCATCGTCACCAACCAGACTACCATGAGCCAGTGGGATGTCGGTGACATTATGGAAGTCGTGCAGCAAAAATATCCTCATGCTGAAAAACACAAGGAAATCTGCCTTGCTACACAAGTAAGGCAGGAAGCTGTTGCAGAGCAGGCAGGAGAAGCAGATCTGCTGATTGTAGTCGGAGACCCTAAGAGCAACAACTCCAACCGATTAGCTCAGGTCTCAGAGGAAATTGCAGGGACTAAAGCCTACCGGGTTTCTGATGTTTCAGAAATCGAACTGGAATGGTTAAAAGGCGTAACGAAAGTAGCTGTCACTGCAGGGGCTTCAACTCCAACTCCGATTGTAAAAGAAGTCATCAACTTCCTGGATGCCTATGATCCAAACGATGAAGCGACATGGAATAAAGAGCATAAAGTGCCTCTCGATAAAATTCTGCCAAAAGTGAAGAAAGCTAAATTACCCACTTCATCATAA
- a CDS encoding DEAD/DEAH box helicase gives MANNQFEHFSFKPFINTAIQELGFKKPTEIQEKMIPAIIKGESSIGQSQTGTGKTHAYLLPILQKIDPERNEVQAVITAPTRELANQIYKEVLKITKFSEEPITARCFIGGTDKQRTIDKLKNQPHIVVGTAGRINDLVKENALFVHSAEMLIVDEADLMLDMGFIHEVDQVASRMPEKLQMLVFSATIPEKLKPFLKKYLENPSYQHVQPKQLSAEKIQHVLVPLKSRKKINLLHDMLISYNSYLAIVFTNTKANADYVADALIEKGLKVGRIHGDLSPRDRKKMMKQITNLEFQYIVATDLAARGIDIEGVSHVVNYELPSDLDFYVHRSGRTARAGLSGVAATIYSQTDEDALNKLEKMGIEFITLDLQGKEWVEISDRNRRKKRVKQTDDFEKKARGLIKKPSKVKPGYKKKMQRQIDTMKKRERRLNKKK, from the coding sequence ATGGCTAATAATCAATTTGAACATTTTAGTTTCAAGCCATTTATTAATACAGCAATACAAGAACTAGGCTTTAAGAAGCCCACAGAGATACAGGAAAAAATGATTCCTGCAATCATTAAAGGAGAGAGTTCAATCGGCCAATCCCAAACCGGGACAGGTAAGACACATGCTTATCTATTGCCGATTTTACAGAAAATCGATCCTGAAAGAAACGAAGTACAGGCGGTCATAACAGCTCCCACAAGAGAATTGGCCAATCAAATCTATAAAGAAGTCTTAAAGATCACTAAATTTTCCGAAGAACCCATCACTGCCAGATGTTTTATTGGAGGGACGGATAAACAAAGAACAATCGATAAACTTAAAAACCAGCCTCATATTGTGGTAGGGACTGCCGGAAGAATCAATGATCTTGTGAAAGAAAATGCATTATTTGTCCACTCTGCTGAAATGCTTATCGTGGATGAAGCGGACCTTATGCTGGACATGGGATTCATTCATGAGGTTGATCAAGTAGCTTCAAGAATGCCTGAAAAACTGCAGATGCTTGTTTTTTCTGCCACCATTCCAGAAAAGCTGAAACCGTTTTTGAAAAAATATCTCGAAAATCCAAGCTATCAGCATGTACAGCCTAAACAGCTTTCTGCAGAAAAAATTCAGCATGTCCTTGTTCCTTTGAAAAGCCGCAAAAAAATCAATCTCCTCCACGATATGCTTATCTCTTACAATTCATATTTAGCAATTGTGTTTACAAATACAAAAGCAAACGCAGATTATGTAGCAGATGCACTGATTGAGAAAGGTCTTAAGGTTGGAAGGATTCATGGAGATCTATCCCCAAGGGACCGGAAGAAGATGATGAAGCAAATCACCAATCTTGAGTTTCAATATATCGTCGCAACCGATCTAGCTGCACGCGGAATCGACATTGAAGGTGTAAGCCATGTGGTGAACTACGAACTTCCAAGCGATCTTGATTTTTACGTTCACCGTTCAGGCCGGACTGCGCGTGCAGGTCTATCAGGAGTTGCAGCAACGATATATTCACAAACGGATGAAGATGCATTGAATAAGCTTGAAAAAATGGGTATTGAATTCATTACATTGGATCTTCAAGGAAAAGAATGGGTCGAGATCTCGGATCGAAACAGACGTAAAAAACGCGTGAAACAAACGGATGACTTTGAGAAAAAAGCAAGAGGACTTATTAAGAAGCCTTCTAAGGTCAAGCCGGGGTATAAGAAAAAGATGCAGCGCCAAATCGATACTATGAAGAAGAGAGAGCGCCGTTTAAATAAGAAAAAGTAA